The sequence TGTGCCGCCGATCCAGGTGGCACAGGCGGCATTATTGGGTCAGATGACGACAGGATTTCCTATCAGTCCGCTGACACCAGCCACATTTTTGGTCGCAGGACTTGCCGGAATCGATCTGGCTGATCATCAAAAATACACGTTCAAATATCTATTTGCAGCATCAATTGTGATGACCATCGCTTGCGTTATTCTCGGGATTTTTCCGCTGTAACGTTAGGCCCAATGATGACCGTGACCAGTGTTATCTACGTTGGTATTTTTATATCGATAGTGCCGAATTAATAATGTCCACTTTGATGGCTGGCGTCCGAATACAGGCGCTAGGTGAAAGGAGAAATAATGAAACATATCCGTATTGGAGCCGGTGCTGGCTACTCGGGCGACCGCATTGAGCCAGCAATTGAACTGGCCGAAAAAGGCAATATCGACTATTTGATATTCGAATGCCTTGCAGAGCGCACGATTGCCTTGGCCCAACAAGCAAAAATGAAAGATCCTACGCTGGGTTACGATCCGCTGCTCGCAGACAGGATGCAGGCGGTATTGCGGATTTGCAGCGAAAAAGGGATCAAAATCATTACCAATATGGGTGCCGCAAACCCACTTGGCGCCGCCGCCAAGATTAAGGAGATTGCGTTATCACTGGGTTTGACCAAACTGAAAATTGCTGCGATTTCTGGCGATGACGTTTTGTCCATCCTTCAGCAAGGTCATTATGTAGACGAGAGTGGCAGTCCAGTGATGGCATTGGGCGAGCGCTTACTGTCTGCCAACGCTTATCTTGGCGCCCAACCGTTGGTGGATGCCTTGGCCCAAGGCGCAGACGTGATCGTCACCGGCCGTGTGGCCGATCCGGCCTTAGTTCTCGCACCGCTGATTCATGCGTTTGGATGGGAGATGGACGATTGGCATCGACTCGGGCAAGGTACGTTAGTAGGCCATTTGCTCGAATGCGCAGGGCAAATTACCGGTGGTTATTTTGCTGACCCAGGTTATAAGGACGTCCCTGACCTGGCACGGTTGGGCTTTCCGATTGGCGAGGTATCCGAGGATGGCAGCGTGATTATTACCAAGGTGGCTGGTTCTGGCGGGCGGGTCACGGCCGCGACATGCAAGGAACAACTGCTCTACGAAATTCATAATCCGGCGGCCTATTTGACGCCAGATGTCGTGGCCGACTTCTCTGCAGTAACGATCTCCGAAATCGGTACGGATCGGGTCGCCATTCATGGCGCGACAGGCCATCCAAAGACCGGCATGCTAAAGGTATCGATTGGCTACATCGATAGTTATATCGGTGAAGGACAAATGTCGTATGCCGGTCCCGGTGCCTTGGCACGCGCTCAATTCGCGCTAGATATTG is a genomic window of Glaciimonas sp. CA11.2 containing:
- a CDS encoding acyclic terpene utilization AtuA family protein; this translates as MKHIRIGAGAGYSGDRIEPAIELAEKGNIDYLIFECLAERTIALAQQAKMKDPTLGYDPLLADRMQAVLRICSEKGIKIITNMGAANPLGAAAKIKEIALSLGLTKLKIAAISGDDVLSILQQGHYVDESGSPVMALGERLLSANAYLGAQPLVDALAQGADVIVTGRVADPALVLAPLIHAFGWEMDDWHRLGQGTLVGHLLECAGQITGGYFADPGYKDVPDLARLGFPIGEVSEDGSVIITKVAGSGGRVTAATCKEQLLYEIHNPAAYLTPDVVADFSAVTISEIGTDRVAIHGATGHPKTGMLKVSIGYIDSYIGEGQMSYAGPGALARAQFALDIVAERLKTTEVKVDEIRYDLIGVNAIHGAGLSMPDSEPYEVRIRVVARTDSLKEAIRIGNEVETLYTCGPAGGGGATKVAKDVVAVRSTLLPEASVMTSIHYSA